The proteins below are encoded in one region of Bacillus horti:
- a CDS encoding helix-turn-helix domain-containing protein encodes MEFYQKLKKLRAQKGWSQEEFAEKLQVSRQAVSKWENGQGFPETEKIVKMSRLFQVSLDYLLKDEDQALGESRTTDEGYYASQEVVEAYLLNKKQGAKRIAIGVAILIASILLPMYFQEAFGYVLFMMIAAVGVAILVWQGLSVKQYKELETQPLVFDDFFIQEFRQKSMDNRKRYGILIVTGIVIIILSFGIPFLTNDTDRSNIDPLLAVMPVIWAVAVYLFIISGSAMEGERLITNNEEYVKENEEYEKSSKHGWIHAVIWPLAAVIFLAIGFIWNAWHPGWLVFPAAAVVTTAYTAWKSSRD; translated from the coding sequence ATGGAATTTTATCAAAAACTAAAAAAACTGAGGGCACAAAAAGGATGGTCCCAAGAGGAGTTTGCCGAGAAGCTTCAGGTCTCAAGACAAGCGGTAAGTAAATGGGAGAATGGTCAAGGGTTTCCCGAAACAGAGAAAATCGTGAAAATGAGTCGGCTATTCCAGGTTTCACTAGATTACCTATTGAAGGATGAAGACCAAGCACTCGGGGAATCCAGAACGACTGACGAAGGCTACTATGCCAGTCAAGAAGTGGTGGAGGCTTATCTTTTAAATAAAAAGCAGGGTGCAAAAAGGATCGCAATAGGAGTGGCTATTCTTATCGCATCAATCTTATTACCTATGTATTTTCAAGAAGCGTTTGGCTACGTATTATTTATGATGATCGCTGCTGTTGGAGTTGCTATCTTAGTGTGGCAAGGCCTCAGCGTAAAACAGTACAAGGAGCTTGAAACGCAGCCATTAGTGTTTGACGATTTCTTTATTCAAGAGTTTAGGCAGAAAAGCATGGATAATCGCAAAAGGTATGGAATATTGATTGTCACCGGAATTGTCATCATAATATTAAGTTTTGGTATTCCTTTCCTGACTAACGATACAGACCGCTCAAACATAGATCCCCTTTTAGCTGTGATGCCTGTTATATGGGCCGTTGCTGTGTACTTGTTCATTATTTCAGGATCGGCAATGGAGGGAGAAAGATTAATTACCAACAATGAAGAATATGTTAAGGAAAATGAAGAATATGAGAAATCGAGCAAACATGGTTGGATTCATGCGGTCATTTGGCCATTAGCAGCTGTTATTTTTCTAGCCATCGGTTTTATTTGGAACGCTTGGCATCCAGGGTGGTTAGTGTTTCCGGCTGCCGCCGTAGTAACAACCGCTTATACAGCTTGGAAAAGCAGTAGGGATTAG
- a CDS encoding alpha/beta hydrolase family protein: protein MFQWMWQRIIASFLAIGLLAGVFSSQPIFSHNIGEASALKQSPVQAITQSHSKLIPLEDFFRKPDKASFNVSPNGEHLAYLQPWNNRMNVHVQLNDSEEAVRITNETEQDVLGFGWITNNRLLYMFDTGGDENYRLFAVNADGTDPKELTPNEGIKAYPLDLLKGNTDEILIQMNQRDPRVFDVYRLNIHTADLTLIAENPGYITDWLTDHEGQVRVAVGTEGEKSMLLYRSTEEEDFKIIRTFQHDDTLHPLLFAYDDPNAIYALSNLERDKTALVKMDLGTGDITDTIFEHDTVDVSGVISSDQRKKLLAASYVTNEVHYEFFDRHTKKLQRKVEKLLPQYRVKLVHIGDEEKNAVVFASNDKSQGAYYKYDANTKELKLLAKLSGWLNEDDLADMQAIQYKARDGLKINGYLTLPKGVAARNLPVVIHPHGGPWARDTWGYNPEVQFLANRGYAVLQMNFRGSTGYGREFLDAGNKEWGKAMQDDITDGVEWLIEKGIADPGRIAIYGASYGGYATLAGVTFTPDLYAAGISYVGPSNLFTLLKSLPPYWESGRTMFHERVGHPVKDKKLLEEISPLFHVEQIKTPLFIVQGANDPRVKQEESDQIVEALQERGIEVPYMLKEDEGHGFRKQENVFDFYHALEEFLATHLGEA from the coding sequence ATGTTTCAATGGATGTGGCAGCGTATTATTGCCTCTTTTCTAGCTATAGGATTACTCGCAGGAGTTTTTTCTTCACAGCCCATATTTTCACATAACATTGGAGAAGCAAGTGCTTTAAAGCAGTCACCAGTACAGGCTATCACGCAGTCCCATTCTAAGCTCATTCCCTTAGAGGATTTCTTCCGCAAACCAGATAAAGCAAGCTTTAACGTTTCCCCAAACGGAGAGCATTTAGCTTACCTCCAGCCTTGGAATAACCGTATGAACGTTCATGTTCAGCTCAATGATTCAGAGGAAGCTGTAAGAATCACCAACGAAACTGAGCAGGATGTGCTAGGGTTTGGCTGGATTACAAACAACAGATTACTATATATGTTCGATACAGGGGGAGACGAGAATTATAGGCTCTTTGCGGTTAACGCTGATGGGACTGACCCTAAGGAACTGACACCTAATGAAGGAATTAAAGCGTATCCTTTAGATTTGCTCAAGGGAAATACTGATGAAATCCTCATTCAAATGAATCAACGCGACCCTCGTGTATTTGATGTGTATCGCTTAAATATTCATACGGCTGACTTAACTCTTATCGCCGAAAACCCTGGCTACATAACAGATTGGCTTACGGATCATGAAGGACAGGTACGTGTGGCCGTAGGTACTGAGGGAGAAAAATCTATGCTTCTGTATAGGAGCACGGAGGAAGAGGATTTTAAGATCATTCGTACATTTCAGCATGACGATACGTTACATCCCCTACTTTTTGCCTATGACGATCCAAATGCTATCTATGCCCTCTCCAATCTTGAGCGGGATAAAACAGCACTTGTTAAAATGGACTTGGGAACGGGGGATATCACGGATACCATTTTTGAGCATGATACAGTGGACGTAAGTGGTGTTATCTCATCAGATCAGCGCAAAAAGCTCCTAGCTGCCTCCTATGTAACCAATGAGGTTCATTATGAGTTCTTTGATCGTCATACGAAAAAGCTACAAAGAAAAGTGGAGAAGCTTTTACCTCAGTATAGGGTGAAGCTCGTACACATCGGAGACGAAGAAAAAAATGCAGTCGTTTTCGCTAGCAACGATAAGTCTCAAGGAGCCTATTACAAATATGATGCGAACACAAAAGAGCTCAAGCTCCTCGCTAAGTTAAGCGGTTGGTTAAATGAAGACGACTTGGCAGATATGCAAGCGATTCAGTATAAAGCAAGGGATGGGCTAAAAATTAACGGCTATCTCACTTTACCAAAAGGTGTAGCTGCCAGAAATCTACCTGTTGTCATTCACCCTCATGGTGGTCCATGGGCTAGAGATACTTGGGGCTATAATCCTGAAGTTCAGTTCTTAGCCAATCGGGGCTATGCTGTTCTACAAATGAACTTTAGAGGATCAACGGGTTATGGGCGTGAGTTTTTGGATGCTGGTAATAAAGAATGGGGCAAAGCGATGCAGGATGATATTACAGATGGCGTGGAATGGTTGATTGAAAAAGGAATCGCCGATCCTGGCAGAATCGCTATCTACGGGGCTTCCTATGGCGGATATGCCACATTAGCAGGTGTCACATTTACTCCTGATTTATATGCAGCTGGTATTAGTTATGTAGGACCATCTAACCTTTTCACTCTGTTAAAATCGTTGCCTCCTTATTGGGAATCTGGACGTACGATGTTTCATGAGCGAGTAGGACATCCGGTAAAAGACAAGAAGTTACTAGAGGAAATCTCCCCTCTTTTCCATGTGGAGCAAATTAAAACGCCTTTGTTTATTGTACAAGGAGCTAACGACCCTCGTGTGAAGCAGGAGGAATCTGATCAAATTGTTGAAGCTTTGCAGGAAAGGGGAATCGAAGTCCCTTATATGCTCAAGGAAGATGAAGGGCACGGATTCCGCAAACAAGAAAATGTCTTTGATTTCTATCATGCTTTGGAGGAGTTCTTAGCTACTCACTTGGGAGAGGCTTAG
- the smpB gene encoding SsrA-binding protein SmpB, with translation MAEGVKVVAQNKKARHDFHIEETYEVGIVLTGTEIKSIRSGKANLKDSFARINNGEVYLINMHISPYEQGNRYNHDPLRTRKLLMKKKEISKLIGLTKEQGLSLIPLRMYLKGGFAKLELALAKGKKLYDKREDLKRKDAQRDIQRAFRERQKV, from the coding sequence ATGGCAGAAGGTGTTAAAGTGGTCGCTCAGAACAAAAAAGCAAGGCATGATTTCCATATTGAAGAAACGTATGAAGTGGGTATAGTTCTAACAGGAACTGAGATAAAATCGATCCGTTCAGGGAAGGCTAACCTAAAGGATAGCTTCGCTCGTATTAATAATGGTGAAGTTTACTTAATAAATATGCACATTAGTCCTTATGAGCAGGGCAATCGCTATAATCATGATCCCTTGCGGACAAGAAAGCTACTGATGAAGAAGAAGGAAATTAGCAAGCTGATTGGTCTAACGAAGGAGCAAGGTCTTTCCCTGATCCCATTAAGAATGTATCTTAAAGGTGGCTTTGCCAAGCTAGAGCTAGCCTTAGCGAAAGGGAAAAAGCTATACGATAAACGTGAGGATCTGAAGCGTAAGGATGCACAAAGGGATATTCAAAGAGCCTTTCGTGAACGCCAAAAGGTCTAA
- a CDS encoding ornithine cyclodeaminase family protein has product MTLLLSKADTITYLDQIELLLLLEKGFVQQSINNNQLKNEKYRYALDKDNTVIVLFPGLHNDIPAYTVKVHSKTPKSTPAITGIIHLHDINTGELLAIMDSTYITAIRTGLSGALGTHLVADPIFKKVTIIGAGVQGYAQLRALSSLRKIEKVDVLDMDINKANQYASKLSDELHIQMNVVNTLKDALRDTEIIITSTWEKEPFIYRDMIKRGTHITTLGSDELGKSEVSEDLIKSSLFICDNKNLALRMGVLGSLSLNESHVYAELGDVMINPLNHRTRENYYCTVFSSVGMAFQDLAAAWIVYKNAKKALGGQNFNFQE; this is encoded by the coding sequence ATGACTTTACTATTATCAAAAGCAGATACAATAACCTATTTAGATCAAATTGAATTATTATTACTATTAGAAAAAGGGTTTGTACAACAAAGTATAAATAATAATCAGCTTAAAAATGAGAAATATAGGTACGCTTTAGATAAAGATAATACAGTCATTGTCCTTTTTCCTGGCTTGCACAATGATATTCCAGCTTATACTGTCAAGGTTCATTCGAAGACGCCTAAGTCTACCCCAGCAATAACAGGAATAATTCATTTACATGATATTAACACTGGCGAATTATTGGCTATAATGGACTCCACTTATATCACTGCCATTAGAACGGGATTGTCTGGAGCGTTAGGTACTCATTTGGTTGCCGATCCTATTTTTAAAAAAGTGACCATAATTGGAGCAGGTGTTCAGGGCTATGCTCAGTTAAGAGCATTATCATCGTTAAGAAAGATTGAAAAAGTGGATGTACTGGATATGGATATTAATAAAGCTAATCAATACGCTTCAAAGTTGAGTGATGAGCTTCATATACAGATGAACGTCGTTAATACACTGAAAGATGCGCTGAGAGATACCGAGATTATTATTACATCAACATGGGAAAAAGAGCCTTTTATTTATAGAGATATGATAAAAAGAGGAACTCATATCACTACATTAGGGAGCGATGAGCTAGGAAAATCAGAGGTCTCAGAGGATTTAATAAAATCTTCTCTGTTTATATGTGATAACAAGAATTTGGCATTACGGATGGGTGTACTGGGGAGCTTAAGCTTAAATGAAAGTCATGTATATGCAGAACTTGGAGACGTGATGATTAATCCCTTAAATCATAGAACTAGAGAGAATTATTATTGCACCGTTTTTAGCTCTGTAGGTATGGCCTTTCAGGATCTAGCAGCTGCATGGATAGTATATAAAAATGCAAAGAAAGCTCTTGGTGGACAGAATTTTAATTTTCAAGAATAA
- a CDS encoding alpha/beta hydrolase translates to MGMEKPTSFTYRGDRQIGVLLIHGFSGSTKELTGLGRILHEQGLTVHAPLLKGHGLTPEEMGKTTWVDWWGSVKEGYQQLVREGCTSIFVIGHSMGGLLALKLAQYEKIEGIVTLCAAMKVRDKRFAIVSLLQHMIPYKRRKKPKADYIERELYIYDRVPLKCIVSLHKLITNVQKMVHYVKQPILIIQSDLDETVDPLSGNILYQRVGSEEKELVTFKDSTHMITLDLEKEMVFDRVQKFLLDRIEKKVSLLNVQ, encoded by the coding sequence ATGGGAATGGAAAAACCAACATCCTTCACATATAGAGGGGATCGTCAAATAGGTGTGCTGCTTATTCATGGCTTTTCTGGATCAACAAAGGAGCTAACAGGATTAGGACGGATCTTGCACGAGCAGGGCTTGACCGTCCACGCTCCTTTATTAAAGGGTCACGGTCTAACACCTGAGGAGATGGGCAAAACGACTTGGGTAGACTGGTGGGGGAGTGTAAAGGAAGGCTATCAACAGCTAGTACGTGAAGGCTGTACATCGATATTTGTTATAGGGCATTCCATGGGTGGGCTGCTAGCGCTTAAGCTAGCTCAGTACGAGAAGATAGAAGGAATTGTAACGCTATGTGCGGCCATGAAGGTACGAGATAAGCGTTTCGCCATCGTCAGCCTACTCCAGCATATGATCCCTTATAAACGCAGAAAAAAGCCTAAGGCAGATTACATTGAACGGGAGCTTTATATTTATGATAGGGTTCCGTTAAAGTGTATCGTAAGCTTACATAAGCTTATCACGAATGTACAGAAAATGGTGCACTACGTGAAGCAGCCTATTCTCATTATTCAATCTGATTTGGATGAAACGGTGGACCCTTTAAGTGGGAATATCCTGTATCAACGTGTGGGAAGCGAGGAAAAAGAGCTGGTTACATTTAAAGATTCCACCCATATGATCACACTTGACTTAGAAAAGGAAATGGTTTTTGACCGAGTGCAGAAGTTTCTTTTGGACCGAATTGAAAAAAAGGTTAGTCTTTTAAATGTACAATAA
- a CDS encoding TetR/AcrR family transcriptional regulator — protein MVRSKGQDRKEEILEAGVEVFAQRGYYNTTTALIAEKAGISQPYVFRFFPTKEELFIAVLNRAFDRILQTFKNVESSPDQLGNDMVKAYEELSVQYPNEIALQVIGIGITEEAIRAAAKEGLSRIRTYALKEFKAAGIPDAEKNVTIFIAMGMMCNISYFLDLPELFEFNENK, from the coding sequence ATGGTGAGGTCGAAAGGACAGGATCGCAAGGAGGAAATCCTTGAGGCAGGTGTGGAGGTATTTGCCCAGCGTGGATACTATAACACTACGACTGCCCTTATCGCAGAGAAAGCGGGGATATCTCAACCTTATGTGTTTCGTTTTTTTCCGACGAAGGAAGAACTGTTCATCGCCGTTTTGAATCGGGCGTTTGACCGGATCCTCCAAACATTTAAAAATGTGGAGTCGAGCCCAGACCAACTGGGTAACGACATGGTCAAAGCCTATGAAGAATTGTCGGTCCAATATCCTAATGAGATTGCTTTGCAGGTGATCGGCATTGGCATCACCGAAGAAGCAATTCGGGCGGCTGCCAAAGAGGGGTTATCCCGTATCAGAACTTATGCCCTAAAAGAGTTTAAAGCAGCAGGCATACCCGATGCAGAAAAGAACGTAACGATTTTTATCGCCATGGGCATGATGTGCAACATTTCATACTTTTTGGATCTTCCCGAGCTTTTTGAGTTCAACGAAAATAAATAA
- a CDS encoding copper amine oxidase N-terminal domain-containing protein — protein MIKKLSLSLLASVLLIALNFSASSFAMERNSVVIDNGQLKNNRVLIPLRAVSQNLGAAVEWNQENKTIKITKAETEFVLAVNFNRARIIHPEEPWLFDVVDFDAPAELINHTTYVPLRFVSETLGARVSWDQQTKQATVALDGKQIVVNVEEPIKPTARVTDARLKQLSDKLNEANDVSSINQVRQYFKPHFTDRFINQIIQGGSDTAGYPYKVETSPNYVSSTTATFWQSFVPGNVLTGEYHYVSDRQVNLVYTGGVWKVDRVNYQLRQIRNMGLDYPWE, from the coding sequence ATGATTAAAAAATTGTCATTAAGCTTATTGGCATCAGTCCTACTAATAGCTTTAAATTTCTCTGCTTCAAGCTTTGCCATGGAAAGGAATTCAGTCGTTATCGATAACGGTCAATTGAAGAACAATCGTGTACTGATTCCTCTGAGAGCCGTTTCTCAAAACCTTGGAGCTGCAGTTGAATGGAACCAAGAAAATAAAACGATTAAGATTACTAAGGCTGAAACAGAATTTGTGCTGGCCGTAAATTTCAACCGAGCTAGGATTATTCATCCAGAGGAGCCATGGCTGTTTGACGTTGTTGATTTCGATGCTCCAGCAGAGCTAATTAATCATACGACCTATGTTCCTCTTAGGTTCGTAAGCGAAACTTTGGGTGCGCGAGTGAGCTGGGATCAACAGACTAAGCAGGCGACAGTTGCTTTGGATGGAAAACAAATTGTTGTAAATGTTGAGGAGCCCATCAAACCGACCGCGAGAGTAACAGATGCGCGTCTCAAGCAACTATCTGATAAGTTAAATGAAGCGAATGATGTGTCGTCTATTAATCAAGTAAGGCAATACTTCAAACCGCATTTTACAGATCGTTTCATTAATCAGATTATACAAGGGGGATCTGACACAGCAGGTTACCCATACAAAGTTGAGACATCTCCTAACTACGTAAGTAGTACGACGGCAACATTTTGGCAATCGTTCGTTCCAGGAAACGTTTTGACTGGTGAATATCATTACGTCTCTGATAGGCAAGTAAATCTTGTTTATACGGGTGGAGTTTGGAAGGTAGATCGCGTAAATTATCAGCTTAGGCAGATTCGAAATATGGGTCTTGATTATCCTTGGGAATAA
- a CDS encoding GNAT family N-acetyltransferase: MIYELKKDELYKCIDLIDEKTPEPLAVALGNSPGRIFVDHREKPTTGLVWHKSLDIGFHFIGDSFNTNFNKWIDSYIENTIQPEAKKLGMDWFEASGVHQDWDLTIKNIFEHRNLEVQEQHVYLLNNKSDIKSQVDVLPSDYELIKISKPLLISKKVNLSFLSEKILSFWDSVDSFLKKGVGYGIIHHNKIVSVCLSGFVTNQYSATDVETIEGYTGKKLAQIVAEAYARECFTRDLIPYWDCMKENLPSHAVAKKVGFTKYRTYYVHYFQF, translated from the coding sequence ATGATTTATGAACTAAAGAAGGACGAGCTTTATAAATGTATAGATTTGATAGATGAGAAAACTCCTGAGCCACTTGCTGTAGCATTAGGGAATAGCCCAGGGAGAATATTTGTCGATCATAGGGAAAAACCTACAACGGGTCTGGTGTGGCATAAATCTTTGGATATTGGATTTCATTTTATTGGTGACAGCTTCAACACTAACTTCAATAAATGGATTGATTCATATATAGAAAATACTATTCAGCCGGAAGCTAAAAAACTAGGAATGGATTGGTTCGAAGCCAGCGGGGTACATCAAGATTGGGATCTTACGATAAAGAATATTTTTGAACACAGAAATTTAGAAGTTCAAGAACAACACGTGTATCTTTTAAATAATAAAAGTGATATAAAATCTCAAGTTGATGTTCTACCTTCTGATTACGAATTGATTAAGATATCAAAGCCTTTGTTAATCTCTAAAAAGGTGAACTTATCTTTCTTAAGTGAGAAGATTTTAAGCTTTTGGGATAGTGTGGATTCCTTTCTAAAGAAGGGAGTAGGTTACGGGATTATTCATCACAACAAAATAGTGAGTGTTTGTCTATCAGGGTTTGTAACAAATCAATATTCTGCTACTGATGTAGAAACAATTGAGGGGTACACAGGGAAGAAGCTAGCACAAATAGTAGCGGAAGCCTATGCACGAGAATGTTTTACAAGAGACTTAATCCCTTATTGGGATTGTATGAAGGAGAATCTCCCTTCACATGCAGTAGCGAAAAAAGTAGGTTTTACAAAGTACAGAACGTATTACGTGCATTATTTTCAGTTTTAA
- a CDS encoding alpha/beta hydrolase translates to MLIHGFTGSPYEVKPLASFLEQQTNWNIYTPTLAGHGQGDSIVETTYHDWISSAEGALKKASEENEELILIGFSMGSIIASYLASKYQISKLILLSPAVFYPSTQQFFKVMVEVTRMYFQDQLKAQSYIDRYRGKWKSTPFQAVWNFHQLVKQLKPSFRLIDIPILIVQGRKDEIVNPKSAQYIFNMVRSEEKELVWLEDSKHIVCHDCEADIIFNKVEQFLQAEDSVQEESLAVN, encoded by the coding sequence ATGCTCATACATGGGTTTACTGGTAGTCCTTATGAAGTCAAACCTTTAGCGAGCTTCTTAGAACAGCAAACAAATTGGAACATATATACTCCCACACTTGCGGGACATGGGCAAGGGGATTCCATAGTGGAAACAACGTATCATGACTGGATTTCTTCTGCTGAAGGAGCATTGAAGAAAGCGTCAGAAGAAAATGAAGAGCTTATCTTGATCGGCTTTTCTATGGGGAGTATCATTGCCAGTTATCTGGCTTCTAAATATCAAATTTCTAAGCTGATTCTTCTTAGTCCAGCTGTATTTTATCCGAGTACACAGCAATTTTTTAAAGTCATGGTTGAGGTAACCCGTATGTACTTCCAAGATCAATTAAAAGCTCAAAGTTATATTGATCGTTATCGTGGTAAATGGAAGAGTACACCGTTTCAAGCGGTATGGAATTTTCACCAGCTGGTCAAGCAACTCAAACCAAGCTTCCGATTGATTGACATCCCTATCTTGATTGTGCAAGGACGAAAGGACGAAATTGTGAATCCCAAAAGTGCTCAGTACATTTTTAATATGGTACGATCGGAAGAAAAGGAGCTTGTCTGGCTCGAGGATTCAAAGCATATTGTTTGCCATGACTGCGAAGCGGACATCATATTTAATAAGGTTGAACAATTTTTGCAGGCAGAAGACTCTGTTCAGGAGGAGTCATTAGCTGTAAACTAG
- the rnr gene encoding ribonuclease R, with protein sequence MVDRQELLAFMKDDAYKPLSVKELEETFEIEDAEEFKALVKLLNELENEGEIVRTRSNRYGIPERMNLVKGTIQGNPKGFAFLLPEEEGEQDVYISEKDLHGAMNRDKVLVRINRGTSGPRLEGEVVRIVKRETQQVVGTFQDLDTYGFVVTDDKRMSHDIFIPKEAYNGAAEGHKVVVSITKYPEGRRNAEGEVIEILGHKNDPGVDILSIIRKFDLPEGFNDEVMREAEEVPDQISESELTQRRDLREETIVTIDGEDAKDLDDAISLKKNGAGNFLLGVHIADVSYYVKEGSALDKEAYHRGTSVYLVDRVIPMIPHRLSNGICSLNPKVDRLTLSCEMEITPNGEIVHHEIFQSVIRTTERMTYTNVRKIVEREEEEVLKQYEPLVPFFDQMKELALILRKRRMDRGAIDFDFKEARVLVNEEGQAADVAIRERSIAEKIIEEFMLAANETVAEHFHWMDVPFIYRTHDDPNPEKLQAFLEFITNFGYLVRGKSNTVHPRALQHLLNQIKDTPEESIISTVMLRSMKQAKYSAENIGHFGLAADFYTHFTSPIRRYPDLIVHRLIRKLIIEADMSEGQQQRWSERLPEIAEHTSSRERLAVDAERETDDLKKAEYMLDKIGEEYEGVISGVTSFGLFIELPNTIEGLVHVSYLTDDYYHYHEKQYAMIGERTGKVFRLGDSVKVKVSKVDVDERSIDFEIAEGMKPPKARPHGAGKIIKLSDAGQGKSRGGSGRNQRNGRNDSRSKPGGKKDGRKKEQKNGLRMKAKKASKKKR encoded by the coding sequence ATGGTCGATCGTCAGGAATTGCTTGCCTTTATGAAGGATGATGCCTATAAGCCACTCAGTGTAAAAGAGCTTGAAGAAACGTTTGAGATAGAGGATGCTGAGGAGTTTAAAGCCCTCGTTAAGCTTTTAAATGAACTAGAGAACGAAGGAGAAATTGTACGTACTCGATCAAACCGTTATGGCATTCCAGAACGAATGAATTTAGTGAAGGGAACGATTCAAGGGAATCCAAAAGGATTTGCCTTTCTTCTTCCTGAAGAGGAGGGAGAGCAGGATGTTTATATTTCTGAAAAAGATTTACATGGAGCTATGAATCGAGATAAGGTGCTGGTACGTATAAATCGTGGTACATCAGGCCCTCGCTTAGAAGGAGAAGTTGTAAGGATTGTAAAAAGAGAAACTCAGCAGGTTGTAGGAACCTTCCAGGATCTTGATACATACGGTTTTGTCGTGACTGACGACAAACGTATGAGTCATGATATTTTCATTCCTAAGGAAGCGTATAACGGAGCTGCTGAAGGTCATAAAGTTGTTGTTTCCATTACTAAATATCCAGAGGGTAGACGAAATGCGGAAGGGGAAGTTATTGAAATTTTAGGGCATAAAAATGACCCCGGAGTGGACATCCTCTCTATTATCCGTAAATTTGATTTACCTGAAGGCTTTAACGATGAAGTGATGCGTGAAGCTGAGGAAGTTCCTGATCAAATTTCTGAGAGTGAGCTCACTCAGCGTAGAGATTTACGTGAGGAAACGATCGTGACGATTGATGGAGAGGATGCCAAGGATTTAGATGATGCGATTTCCTTAAAGAAAAATGGAGCAGGAAACTTCCTTTTGGGAGTGCATATTGCTGATGTCAGCTACTATGTAAAGGAAGGCTCTGCCCTAGACAAAGAAGCTTACCATAGAGGTACTAGTGTGTATCTAGTGGATCGTGTTATTCCGATGATTCCGCATCGTTTATCCAATGGAATATGTAGCTTAAACCCTAAAGTAGATCGTTTGACGCTAAGCTGTGAGATGGAAATTACACCAAATGGGGAAATTGTGCATCACGAGATTTTCCAAAGTGTGATTCGTACAACAGAAAGAATGACGTATACAAATGTACGTAAGATTGTGGAGCGTGAAGAGGAAGAGGTTTTAAAGCAGTATGAGCCTCTTGTACCGTTTTTCGATCAGATGAAGGAGCTGGCTTTAATCCTACGCAAGAGACGTATGGATCGTGGCGCAATCGACTTTGACTTTAAAGAAGCCAGAGTTTTAGTGAATGAGGAAGGTCAAGCTGCGGATGTAGCCATTCGTGAACGCTCTATTGCGGAGAAGATCATTGAGGAGTTTATGCTTGCTGCCAATGAAACAGTAGCTGAGCATTTTCATTGGATGGATGTTCCTTTTATCTACCGAACACATGATGATCCAAATCCGGAGAAGCTTCAAGCTTTCTTAGAATTTATTACGAACTTTGGTTACCTTGTACGAGGTAAATCTAATACGGTTCACCCTAGAGCCCTGCAGCATCTTTTAAATCAAATTAAGGATACACCAGAGGAGTCGATTATCAGTACAGTCATGCTTCGTTCGATGAAGCAGGCAAAGTATTCGGCTGAAAATATCGGGCATTTTGGCTTAGCAGCTGATTTTTACACGCATTTCACGTCTCCTATTCGTCGTTACCCAGACTTGATTGTCCACCGCTTGATTCGTAAGCTCATTATTGAAGCAGATATGAGTGAAGGTCAGCAGCAGCGCTGGAGTGAAAGGCTACCTGAAATAGCGGAGCATACCTCGAGTAGAGAGCGCTTAGCCGTCGATGCCGAACGAGAAACAGATGATCTGAAGAAAGCGGAATACATGCTGGATAAAATCGGTGAGGAATACGAGGGAGTCATTAGTGGAGTAACCTCCTTTGGCTTGTTTATTGAGCTACCGAACACCATTGAAGGACTTGTTCATGTTAGCTATCTGACAGACGACTATTATCATTATCATGAGAAGCAATATGCCATGATCGGTGAACGTACAGGTAAGGTGTTCCGTCTAGGGGATAGCGTGAAGGTTAAAGTGTCGAAGGTCGATGTGGATGAGCGTTCCATTGATTTTGAAATCGCTGAGGGTATGAAACCACCTAAGGCTAGACCACATGGTGCTGGAAAGATCATTAAGCTTTCGGATGCTGGTCAAGGAAAGAGTCGAGGTGGTAGTGGAAGAAATCAAAGAAACGGTAGGAATGACTCGCGTTCTAAACCTGGTGGTAAGAAGGATGGTCGCAAGAAGGAGCAGAAAAATGGCTTGAGGATGAAGGCTAAAAAGGCTTCTAAAAAGAAGCGGTAA